The genomic window tgggaagctaaggcaggaggattgcttgagatcaggagttctagaccagtcagggcaacatagcgagatcttgtctgtactaaaaatcaaacagattagccaggtgtggtggcacatgcctgtagtcccagctactcaggaggctgaggcaggaagatcacttaaccccgggagatggagcctgcagtgagctgtgatcgggccaccacactccagcctgggtgacagagtgagaccttgtctcaaacataaataaattaataaataacctTGTTCGAATGTGATATTTCTTATTCATGTATATACACATCCCCAAAATGAATAGACTAAACTTTTGATTtagaaattgctttttaaaaagttgtaaatgaaaaataatctgtTTGTATATACCAGGTGCAAGAAGGCAACATTTCCCCCAAATGTCTGATTATTATTGTGCTCTACATGGGCACTCTGATAACTACACattattgttttctattctaATGTATTGTCTTCAGACAGACACTCAGATAAATGTGACCAAGATCTAACCATTTTTATGGTAGTAACCATAGGTATAGGAGTGCATGCATATACActgacaaaattaatatacatttttttctggggTGTATGCCAAAAAAATGTAAGGAATATATTTGAACTTCAGAAAAACTAGGAGTTAACATACAGTATTTTCATATCAGGAACTTAGCCTTATATTACGGACAGAAAAATAAGCTCTTCAAGTAAgaaaccaaatattttttaaaaactcattttgttttcattaaattttttatacAAAGTTATGACAAGatgttttcactttgttgataaaAAACATTGTGAGTCAAGAAGCAGTTATGAATTTATGGCGATTCTAGCACATTTCTAAAGTCCTCAAGCTGCTAAGATGCACTTGGCGTCTCTGTTAAAATGCCAAGAGAGTAAAGATGTTTCAGATAAGCCCTTTAATCTCCAACTCatgtgacagagacagagagactagAACTCTGTATTTCCATGAAAAAGTTTCCTGGGGAATTTCACTATGCCACAATATAAAAggggagaccccatttctttcTCTGGAAGTGTTTGAAACGCagatgttcttaatttttttccccactgtgaTATTTAGCTGCAAGAACAACTGCAGCATATTGCATTGCCAGAGTTGTGACACATGTGAGTGGCAAAGTATACCTTCTTGACTTCTGcacaaaattaaaaccataaataGCTGGCAATATTTTCAGAAAGGATTATCGTTCGACTTCAGTCTTCTGAAGGATAGAGTGGAACATCAGTGGGTGGTTATTCTTAACTATACCATTTTCTCACCCCTACCTCCCCCCCATTTCTCTCCTGTCCCCTACTTTGCTCAAACCCACTTTTAGGCTACTTTGACGCACACGCTCTTGCCATGGACTTCATGAGCATCGGATTCCGAGAGTGCCTAACAGAAGTGGCGCGGTACCTGAGCTCGGTGGAAGGCCTGGACTCCTCGGATCCGCTGCGGGTGCGGCTCGTGTCTCATCTCAGCACTTGCGCCACCCAGCGGGAGGCAGCGGCCATGACATCCTCCATGGCCCACCACCATCATCCGCTCCACCCGCATCACTGGGCCGCCGCCTTCCACCACCTGCCCGCAGCCCTGCTCCAGCCCAACGGCCTCCATGCCTCAGAGTCAACCCCTTGTCGCCTCTCCACAACTTCAGAAGTGCCTCCTGCCCACGGCTCTGCTCTCCTCACGGCCACGTTTGCCCACGCGGATTCAGCCCTCCGAATGCCATCCACGGGCAGTGTAGCCCCCTGCGTACCAcctctctccacctctctctTGTCCCTCTCTGCCACCGTCCACGCTGCAGCCGCAGCAGCCACCGCGGCTGCACACAGCTTCCCTCTGTCCTTCGCGGGGGCATTCCCCATGCTCCCCCCAAacgcagcagcagcagtggccgCGGCCACAGCCATCAGCCCGCCCTTGTCAGTATCAGCCACGTCCAGTCCTCAGCAGACCAGCAGTGGAACAAACAGTAAACCTTACCGACCCTGGGGGACAGAAGTtggagctttttaaatttttcttgaacTTCTTGCAATAGTAACTGAATGTCCTCCATTTCAGAGTCAGCTTAAAACCTCTGCACCCTGAAGGTAGCCATACAGATGCCGACAGATCCACAAAGGAACAATAAAGCTATTTGAGACACAAACCTCACGAGTAGAAATGTggtattctcttttttctctctcccttttttgtttggtttaagGCAGCTCGGTAACTGACATCGCAACTTTTGAAAACTTCACACTTGTCACCATTTAGAAGTTTCCTGGAAAATGTATGGACTGTACCATCCAGCAGTGCATCACTATGTCTGAATTGGGGAAGAAAAATGCCCTGACTGAATTATCTGGAGACTAGATGGGaaaatatagagagagagagtgagagagtcaTGTTTCATAAGTGCCTGAGCTTAGGAAGTTTTCTTCTGGATATATGACATTGCACAAGGAAAGACAAGTGTGGAGGATAGGTTAAGAAAGGAACGGGACAGAAGTCTTGCAATAGGCTGCAGACATTTTAATACCATGCCAGAAAGAGTATTCTGCTGAAACTAACAGGTTTTATTGGTCAAAATGActgctgaaaataattttcaagttgGAAGATCTAGTTTTACCTTAGTTTGCCTTCTCTGTACAGACATGCCAAGAGGTGACATTTAGCAGTGCATTGGTATAAGCAATTATTTCATCAGTTGTCAGATTAACAAGCATTTCTGCTCTGCCTGCAAGCCcccaggcacttttttttttggaatggctCAAAATATGGTGCTTCTTTATATAAAC from Macaca fascicularis isolate 582-1 chromosome 4, T2T-MFA8v1.1 includes these protein-coding regions:
- the HEY2 gene encoding hairy/enhancer-of-split related with YRPW motif protein 2; the encoded protein is MKRPCEETTSESDMDETIDVGSENNYSGQNTSSVIRLNSPTTTSQIMARKKRRGIIEKRRRDRINNSLSELRRLVPTAFEKQGSAKLEKAEILQMTVDHLKMLQATGGKGYFDAHALAMDFMSIGFRECLTEVARYLSSVEGLDSSDPLRVRLVSHLSTCATQREAAAMTSSMAHHHHPLHPHHWAAAFHHLPAALLQPNGLHASESTPCRLSTTSEVPPAHGSALLTATFAHADSALRMPSTGSVAPCVPPLSTSLLSLSATVHAAAAAATAAAHSFPLSFAGAFPMLPPNAAAAVAAATAISPPLSVSATSSPQQTSSGTNSKPYRPWGTEVGAF